The window AAAATGGGTATATACACAGAATTGGTACTGTTGATACCACAATTGCCGCGTATTTGATAAGCTCTGTCACTGCAAACCTGTCAGATGCATCTGAAATTCCTGTTGTCATGTTCTCTGTACTGTTCATAATAAGTATCTCTCTTAAAACAAGCTGAAGTGGGTAAAGTTCTCTTGAGCGCAGGTATATAATAGCACTAAAAAACGCATTCCAGTGACCTACAGCATAAAAGAGAATCATAACGGCAATCATCGGCATTGCAAGTGGTATCATGATTCTAAAAAGTATTGTCCAATCCCCAGCTCCATCTATCCTTGCAGACTCTTCCAAACTGTCTGGCACAGCATGAAAACCAGTTCTCATGATGATGAGGTTTGTTGTAGAAATTGCCCCTGGGATTATCATTGCCCAGATTGTATCTATCATCCCAAGAGATTGGACAAGAAGGTATGTTGGAATCATACCGCCGCTAAAGTACATAGTAAATGCAATGAAGAACATAATCGGGTTTTTTAGTTTTAGATTCTTTCTTGAAAGAACATACCCACCCATTGTGGTAAGTAGGATGTTTATAGCTGTTCCTACAACAACGTAAACAAGTGTATTTCTATAACCAATCCAAATCATAGGGTAACTGAGAAGCAGTTTATAAGCTTCCACCGAAAAGTCGAGGGGTCGCAAAAGTGGTCCTCTGTATGCCATAAGCTTAATAGGGTTACTGAATGAAGCAAATATAACATATAGCATTGGATACAGCATTGTAAAGCACAGAAGTCCTAAAAATATATAGTTGAAAGTATCAAATATTATTTCGCCAGCACTTTTTCTTATTTTCATCTTCGAAGTTCACCCCTTTTCTTACCAAAGCGATGTCTCTGTAAGTTTTTTTGCAATCTTGTTTGAGAATATGACCAGTAAAAAGTTGATAACAGAGTTAAAAAGTCCAACAGCTGCACCGTAGCTGTAGTCCATCTCCAAAAGACCTTTTCTATATACATAAGTTGAAATAACGTCTGCTGTTTCATATGTCAAAGGATTGTACATCAAAAATACCTTTTCAAATCCGACATTCATCATGTGTCCAACTCTGAGAAGGAACATTATAACAATTGTTGGCAATATCCCTGGGATTGTTACATATAATGCTTGTCTGAACCTTCCCGCACCGTCAATCAGCGCTGCTTCATAAAGCTGAGGGTCTATGTTTGAGATTGCAGCAAGGTACACAATCGAACCCCAGCCAAGGTTTTGCCATATTCCAGAGCCGACATACAGTGGTCTGAACCAGCCAGGTTCTGTCATAAACGAAATAGGTTCTGACAAAATGCCGAGAGATTTGAGTATATTGTTTATAAGACCGTCTCTTGCAAAAAAGTCCATAATCATACCAACAATAACAACTGTTGAAATAAAGTGTGGCATATAACTTACAGTCTGAAGAGTTCTTTTGTAAATAGTATTTTTAATTTCATTAAGCAAAAGTGCGAAGAGAATTGGAGCAGGAAAACCAAATATGAGGTCGTAAACGTTTATAAGTATTGTATTTCTGATTATTCTCCAGACATAAAAGCTGTCATAGACAAAGAATTCTTTGAACTTTTCTAAACCAACCCATGGACTGCCCCAGATACCTTTTGCTGGTGTAAAATCTTTAAAAGCTATTTGAAGACCGTACATAGGGATGTAGTGAAATATAAAATAATAAGCCACAACAGGGATAATCATTAAATAAAGGCTTTTATTACGTATAATATCTTTTTTTAGTTCTTGCCATCTGTTTGGCTGATAAGACTTAATTGTTGCCTTTTCCATAATCCTTTGAACCTCCTCAAAGAAGATTTATAAAAAAGAGCCTTGCAATAAGGTGTTTAAAGAAAAGCATTTATTTTTTGCCTTGTTGCAAGGCTCTTTTTGATATGGATATTTCTATATTATTTTCTCTTCTTCCATCTGTCGTATGCAGCTTGATAAATCTTTATAGCCTCATCAATCTTCATTTGTTTAAGAGTCTTTACAAATGCATCAACATTTGTTGCTTTTCCTGTCATAAGTCTTAAGAACATTTCATCATAGTATGTGTTGACTGTATTCATAATATTTGCAAGTCTCTTGGATTCTTCGTCTGTAAACGAAAGTGGTGGAAGAATTCTGTCATTTTTGACATCAGACCATTTTTCCATGACAGCTTCTTTTTGTTGTGGATACATCATCTGAATCTGTAGATAATACTCATCTGCTTGGGCAAAAGGACCACTGATTGATGCACGGGCATATTTTGCCAGAGCTTCAGCTGCTGAAAGTCCTTGTGGGTTTTTCAAAATTTCATCTGTGTAGTAAACTTTGCCATCTTTCTTTACATATGATTTTCCAAGTACACCATAGTTAAATGCTTCGTACCCTTCTTTGCTATAACCCCAGTCAAGCACCTTCATAGCAGTGGGTATATCTTTACACGCAGTTGTTATAGCAGCGCTTGTTCTGGAGAACAAGAATTCAGCCTGTCCTAAAAGTGGTTTTTCGCCTTTCTTGAGCACAGGGAACTTGGTAGCTATTATGTCTTTCTTCAGGTTCAAGAAGAAGCCCATATCACCAGACAGAAGTCCTATCCATGCACCTATTACATCATTTTGAACATTTGCTCTTATAACCTTCTGGTTCATTGTGAGAATGTCTGGGTCAATAAGTCCTTCTTTCCACCATTTTTGCAGAGTTGCTATAAACTGTTTGTATTGAGGTTCTAATGGGCCGTATTTAACTTTACCATTAACTTGGAAAAAGTCTGTTTTAATACCCCATGCACCAACTAAGAATGAAGAATAATCAAATGCATATCTCGGATTAGAAGCATTTCTGAGGATTGAAAATCCTCTTTCATCCTTTTTGCCATTACCGTTTGGGTCTTTTGTTACAAATGCTTTCAAAACCTTGTACCAATCATCAACTGTTTCTGGTTCTTTTAATCCAAGCTTTTTCAACCAGTCATTTCTTATTTGAGGTCCATAGTATACGCATGCAATTTTTGGGTTTGTTCCACGAAGAGCTGGGAATCCATAAATGTCACCATCGTCTGTAACAATAAGTTTTTTGATGTCAGGATGTTGCTGCAAGTATTTTGATAAATTTGGAGCATATTTTGGCATATAGTCGTTAAGTCTAATAATAACTTTGTCAAGCAAAGCTTTTACAGGTCCGCCAGGATAGTTATCAATCCAGTTCCACTCAATGATATCTGTCAGCTGCCTTGATGCCACCATAAGATTGAACTGGTCTGTTTCTCCACCAACCGGTGGGTGTTTAAACACAAGTTTTACACCGAGTTTTTTCTGCAAAAGTTGGTATGCAGCAATTGATGAATAGCTGCTGTAGGATGTTGCAACCTTGGGGTCAAGTCGAACAAAATAGGTAAGTGTTGGTGTTGGTTTTGCATAAGCTGTTGAGGTTGATGAGACAAATACTGGAATTAAAAGCGATAAGGCAAATACCATAACTACAATCATGCTTATAACCTTTTTAGAAGATTTGAACCAATCCATCTTGAAACCTCCTTACTTTAAAAGTTTTTATTGATTTTTCCCAAATTACCCGCAACAAAAGTTTATTGTTTTCAACAACTTGTTAGCGGGCTTTACAGCTTTTATTATAAAGGGGAGGAGAGACTTTATGAAAGAGGAAAATGTTAAGGTTAAAAGGACAATATTAAACTTCTTAAAAATGTACTCATCATTTATATTTTCTTTGCAATATGTTTCATTGCTTTTCAATATTGCTTGTATTATAATTGAAATTGCCCAAAAATGAGGCTTTAAATATATGATATTTGAGGAGGATTTTTTTAAGTATGTTCAAGAAAATACTGTGGCGATTTGTATTTTCATATCTTGTTATTTTTATAATTCCGCTTTTGATAGGTATTGGGTCTTATTTTAGTATAAAAAACATAATGATGAGTAGCCTATATAGGTATAACAAAACTGCCCTTACCCAGCTTGAAGATAAGGTTGAAAATGAGATTGTAAAGTCTGTTGAATCTCTTGCAGATTGGATAAATTTAAATCCCTATTATTTTATTTTTCTTCCTGAAGCCAAAGAAGCGCTTGATAGCAGCGATAGACTTCTTAATATCAGAAATCTTTGCAGAGAGATATATTCACAGACATATAAAAATTCATACATAATAGATGCTTTTATATACATTCCTTCTGAGAACATCATTGTTGGTCCATCATATACTACAACACCTTATAATTACTATACATACATCAACAGACCACTTAATATGAGTTTTGAAAAATGGCTTGAGTTTTTGAGCGGTGAATACAAGATGAAATATATACCTTCTTTTAAGATAAAAGCAGACTATAAAAATCTTTCTACAATTGTGTTTGCAAATACCTTATCAAGATGGATAATAGATGGTAAAAATGCGAATGTGTTTGTAATAATAGACCAAAGCAAGATTGTCAGTACAATGAAAGAAATTGTGAGCTATCCTAAAGGGATACTTTGGATTCTGGATAGAGACAACAATCAGGTTCTTAAAGTTTCTGCAGACAAACAGGACATATCTTTGCCAAAACTCAACTTTTCAATCTACAATGACTTTAGAATTCAAGAACTGACATTGAATGGTGAAAAATGGATAATATATTATGTTATATCACCTATTTATGGTTGGAAATATATATCCATGGTACCTGTCAACAGCTTTTTTGAAGAGATACGTAAAATTCGCAATCTGAGTCTTATTCTTCTTGGGTTTATGAGTATAATTGGCAGTATACTCATATTTTTCTTCAGTATGCAAAACTACAGACCGCTGAGCGAAATAAAAAGATTGTTGCAAGCAGGAAATGAAACAAAGAGCTTTGAACTTGAAAAGAACGAATTTGATTTTATAAGAGACCTTGTTTTGCAAACACTTTCTAAAGAAGAAGAATTGAAAAAACAAATAATGAGATTTTCTCCAATCATAAAAAACAATTTGTTGTATCAGTTACTTCTTGGCAGTATATTACCTGAAAATATAGGTGAGTTAGAACTAAAAACCCTTGAAATGCAAAGACAGGATGCAAAGTTTTTGGTATGTTTGATTGAGATTGATGACTGCTCTGGGTTTATAAAGGGTGAGAGTGATAGTGAATATTCTCTTGTAACCCTCGTTGTTACGAACGTTATGGATGAGCTTTTGGAGACAAATGGTTTTAAACACTGGGATGTGTTGTTTTCAAGGACAAAGCTGAGTGTTATCATTGAGGTTATAGATAATGTTAAAGACAGTATTAAAAAGCTTACAGAAATATTTGGAAATATGATAGAGTTTTTAGAGAAAAATTTTTCAATTTATATGTCTGTGGGTATAAGCGGAGAGGTTATGGGAATAATAAACTTAAAATTTGCATATGAACAGGCTGAAAAGGTTCTTTCATTGAAATTTGTAAAACCTAACATGAAGATTTTTAAATTTTCTGAGCTCTCTCAAGATATAACGTCCGAAAAAGAGTTTTTGCCTAAGGATATTGAAAATAAAATTGTAAATATTGTTAAAGAAGGTAAGGTTGAAGGGGTTTATGAGGTATTTGAAAATATCAAAAATCATATAACAGCGGCAAACTCACCTCATATGGCCAAGATGATACTTATATATCTTTACGGGCTTTACTATCAGCTTTTAAACAGTATTCCAAACAAGGTTGGGGAAAAACAAAAACCAGAGCCAGAAAAGGTTATGAGATTAATAATTGAAGAGAAGAATCCCAAGAAGGTTCTTCAGTCAATACAGGAAGACTTTAAAATACTTACAGAAAATGTAATAGTTAACAAGCAGAAAATAGGCAATGACTTAATTTCAAATATTTTGGACTTTATTCATCAGCAGTATTCAAGTTCTGAGATATCACTTTCTACAATTGCAGAAAAATTTAACATAACTCCACAGTATCTTTCAGCAATATTCAAAGAGAAGGCTGGTCAGAACATCAGTGATTATATCCAAAGCTTGAGAATGAACAAAGCTAAGGAACTTCTTCTTACAACTGACTATTCTGTTTCTCAAATAGCGAAAATGATAGGATATACAGAGGTAAGTGGTTTTACAAAGGCTTTTAAAAAGGTTGAGGGTATATCACCCAACAAGTTTAGAGAGCTCAATAAAATACAATAAAAAAAGAGCGGGAGGGAGAAGAAATTTTGGTTTCTAACTTCCTTCCCGCTCAGATTATTTTTAACCGAATTGCTGGGGGATGCTATAAGATATTTTTCAACCTTGCAATTCTTTTTTCTCTATCCCTTACAAACCTTTCAATGCCGTTATAAATGCTATCACAGTCCAAGTGCGCTTCTTTTAAAACTTCATCAACTGTTCCACCTGTTCGCCAGTTATTATCCCAGTCGCTTGAAAGAGAATATTCTTCTGAAACCTTAGAAAATATCCAGTCTTGCATAAGTTTTTTGCTTTCATTTGTAACAACCATTGAATCTATCCAGTCTTCAATAGGCAAAACCTTGTTTTTGTATGTTTCATCTTGCATCATGAAAAGCTCATAACTTGGTGCAGCTATTATTTTAAGGTTAAAATCTTTTCTTAGTTGTGGCAAGATTTTTATCAAATTGTATGTTGTGCTTGTACCTCTTACGATTATTGTTCCGTCCTTTTTTCTGTCTGGGTCAAAGTCGTTTATTATATAAGCACCTTTTGCAGCTTCGAAATGAGATGGGATGCCAAGTGCGCTTCTGTCTGGTATTTCAATCGGTGGTCTTGTAAGATGCAAAGCTATATTATTGATATCTGTTGCAAGTGCAGCGCCAAGTAAAACAGGTACTTCGTTATGTTCCCATGGATAGAGATTTATAATCTTTCCTTTTGGGAACAGTTGCAATACACCTGGTTCAAATATTCCAAAGTGTGTTCTTGAATCTTCTGCAGTCTCTGGTCCAGAATGACCTGCAACCCAGATGACTTTGCCAAATTTTATTGGAGAGTCTTGAGCCATCTGTGAAAAAAGCCTTATTGCGCCGTATTTGAGATACATAAACGAACCATACGTTGATGTTATAGCCCAAAAGCCATTAAAATCTTCATGTGGATTTTCACTCAAGTTTACAGTTGCTAAACCTGCACATACACCAGCATTTAAAAACTCTGTAATTGCAGATGGTAAAATTGCTCCGTTTATATTCTTTTCTCTGTCATATACTCCAAAACCACCAAAATCATCTTTTCCAAGACCAAAACCGTGAAGGTTGGTTGACTCTGTAAGGTCGGCAGATGTTGCAATCACAAGAGGTCTTCCATACTTTTTGCCGATTACACCGTTTATATACATTCCCCATTTTGCTAAAGCTGATC is drawn from Caldicellulosiruptor diazotrophicus and contains these coding sequences:
- a CDS encoding carbohydrate ABC transporter permease; translated protein: MKIRKSAGEIIFDTFNYIFLGLLCFTMLYPMLYVIFASFSNPIKLMAYRGPLLRPLDFSVEAYKLLLSYPMIWIGYRNTLVYVVVGTAINILLTTMGGYVLSRKNLKLKNPIMFFIAFTMYFSGGMIPTYLLVQSLGMIDTIWAMIIPGAISTTNLIIMRTGFHAVPDSLEESARIDGAGDWTILFRIMIPLAMPMIAVMILFYAVGHWNAFFSAIIYLRSRELYPLQLVLREILIMNSTENMTTGISDASDRFAVTELIKYAAIVVSTVPILCIYPFLQKYFVKGVMIGAIKE
- a CDS encoding type 2 periplasmic-binding domain-containing protein — protein: MDWFKSSKKVISMIVVMVFALSLLIPVFVSSTSTAYAKPTPTLTYFVRLDPKVATSYSSYSSIAAYQLLQKKLGVKLVFKHPPVGGETDQFNLMVASRQLTDIIEWNWIDNYPGGPVKALLDKVIIRLNDYMPKYAPNLSKYLQQHPDIKKLIVTDDGDIYGFPALRGTNPKIACVYYGPQIRNDWLKKLGLKEPETVDDWYKVLKAFVTKDPNGNGKKDERGFSILRNASNPRYAFDYSSFLVGAWGIKTDFFQVNGKVKYGPLEPQYKQFIATLQKWWKEGLIDPDILTMNQKVIRANVQNDVIGAWIGLLSGDMGFFLNLKKDIIATKFPVLKKGEKPLLGQAEFLFSRTSAAITTACKDIPTAMKVLDWGYSKEGYEAFNYGVLGKSYVKKDGKVYYTDEILKNPQGLSAAEALAKYARASISGPFAQADEYYLQIQMMYPQQKEAVMEKWSDVKNDRILPPLSFTDEESKRLANIMNTVNTYYDEMFLRLMTGKATNVDAFVKTLKQMKIDEAIKIYQAAYDRWKKRK
- a CDS encoding helix-turn-helix domain-containing protein, yielding MFKKILWRFVFSYLVIFIIPLLIGIGSYFSIKNIMMSSLYRYNKTALTQLEDKVENEIVKSVESLADWINLNPYYFIFLPEAKEALDSSDRLLNIRNLCREIYSQTYKNSYIIDAFIYIPSENIIVGPSYTTTPYNYYTYINRPLNMSFEKWLEFLSGEYKMKYIPSFKIKADYKNLSTIVFANTLSRWIIDGKNANVFVIIDQSKIVSTMKEIVSYPKGILWILDRDNNQVLKVSADKQDISLPKLNFSIYNDFRIQELTLNGEKWIIYYVISPIYGWKYISMVPVNSFFEEIRKIRNLSLILLGFMSIIGSILIFFFSMQNYRPLSEIKRLLQAGNETKSFELEKNEFDFIRDLVLQTLSKEEELKKQIMRFSPIIKNNLLYQLLLGSILPENIGELELKTLEMQRQDAKFLVCLIEIDDCSGFIKGESDSEYSLVTLVVTNVMDELLETNGFKHWDVLFSRTKLSVIIEVIDNVKDSIKKLTEIFGNMIEFLEKNFSIYMSVGISGEVMGIINLKFAYEQAEKVLSLKFVKPNMKIFKFSELSQDITSEKEFLPKDIENKIVNIVKEGKVEGVYEVFENIKNHITAANSPHMAKMILIYLYGLYYQLLNSIPNKVGEKQKPEPEKVMRLIIEEKNPKKVLQSIQEDFKILTENVIVNKQKIGNDLISNILDFIHQQYSSSEISLSTIAEKFNITPQYLSAIFKEKAGQNISDYIQSLRMNKAKELLLTTDYSVSQIAKMIGYTEVSGFTKAFKKVEGISPNKFRELNKIQ
- a CDS encoding ABC transporter permease — its product is MEKATIKSYQPNRWQELKKDIIRNKSLYLMIIPVVAYYFIFHYIPMYGLQIAFKDFTPAKGIWGSPWVGLEKFKEFFVYDSFYVWRIIRNTILINVYDLIFGFPAPILFALLLNEIKNTIYKRTLQTVSYMPHFISTVVIVGMIMDFFARDGLINNILKSLGILSEPISFMTEPGWFRPLYVGSGIWQNLGWGSIVYLAAISNIDPQLYEAALIDGAGRFRQALYVTIPGILPTIVIMFLLRVGHMMNVGFEKVFLMYNPLTYETADVISTYVYRKGLLEMDYSYGAAVGLFNSVINFLLVIFSNKIAKKLTETSLW